GTTGAAGGACCGTCCAATCGTTTTTCGCCGTCACGATACATATCTTCGTCTTCACTTCCACTCTGCTATTCCCTATAACCGATAAAATTTCCCTTTCGTGATCGTGTTTCCCAAGCGTCAACGCGTATCTGCGGCAGGCGATCATGACGGCTTCTTCATTTTTAATCCCCTCTTCCTTCATAATCAGTCTTGCCAAAGAAGAGAAATTAATGAGATCTTTGGAAATACAATCTTTAATACTGGGATGAGAATCAATGTAAGCGCGCGTCCGTTCAGCGACGCTTTCCTTATGCTTCGTTTTTTTCATGAGATTTGGAGGATTGCAAATCTGAGTATTAAAAATTAATTATATTTCGAAAACCAACGATCCCGCCTTAGCTTCGCGTATCAATGTACGAGACAAGCGTCTGGTCAAATCTCGATATCGAGCTTTCAGAAATAGTCAGTGCAGGAACCATTCTTATGACCTTCCCAGCACAAACGTTGACGAGAATTCTCTCTTTGAAACAAAACTTCTGAAATTGTTTTGCCTCCTCACCCATTTCTATCCCGATCATCAGACCTTTGCCTCTCACATCAAAGGCGTTGCTGTTGCAAAGAGATTTGATGCGAGAGATCCATGCCTCCCCGATCTCCCTAGCACGGTTATCCAGTCCTTCACTTTTGATGGTTTCGATAACTTTCGTAGCAACGCGGCAGACAAAAGGGTTTCCTCCGAACGTCGAGCCATGAGATCCGGGCTGGAATACGCTCGCGACGTCATCCGATGAGACGATCGCCCCTATGGGAAAACCACCTCCCAATCCTTTGGCAAGCGTGACGATATCAGGAGCGATATTAAAATGTTCAAAGGCAAACATCTTTCCCGTCCTGCCGAGTCCGGTTTGCACCTCGTCGAGAATCAGTAACGCACCTCTGTCTGTGCACACATCCCTTGCCGTTCTCAAGAACTCAGCTGAAGGAACTACAATCCCTCCTTCTCCCTGTATTGGCTCGAGTATAACAGCTGCCGTATCCGACGTGACTATCTCTTTAAGCGCTTCAACATCGCCATAATTAATAA
This region of Methanomassiliicoccales archaeon genomic DNA includes:
- a CDS encoding aspartate aminotransferase family protein gives rise to the protein MKFEEIKKLSTSYLFSNYSREEVCFERGYGEFLYDLDGNEYLDLVAGIAVNILGHCHPAITKTVKEQVDKLVHVSNLYYIKEQAQLAQALATIMPEPLNRSLFVNSGAEANEAALKLAVKKTKRRRVVAAYNSFHGRTIGALSATGQQKYHDGFEPLLSNVFDFINYGDVEALKEIVTSDTAAVILEPIQGEGGIVVPSAEFLRTARDVCTDRGALLILDEVQTGLGRTGKMFAFEHFNIAPDIVTLAKGLGGGFPIGAIVSSDDVASVFQPGSHGSTFGGNPFVCRVATKVIETIKSEGLDNRAREIGEAWISRIKSLCNSNAFDVRGKGLMIGIEMGEEAKQFQKFCFKERILVNVCAGKVIRMVPALTISESSISRFDQTLVSYIDTRS